One genomic segment of Puniceicoccus vermicola includes these proteins:
- a CDS encoding tetratricopeptide repeat protein, with translation MARPSRSVLRWFFPLFFSLFFLTACSDPEAKFEEQLAEASALIDQGQYDQAIELLNQLDEKYPDRGVVLQELGRAYEESDVGLFAGVFYEKAAQADAEFSELLFPAARFFAEEGDRNRALSTIDDYLELYPDDAEAWRFSAELLAENQRFQSALSAHLRAERLDGPSRNPEYAATMGELYMQAGNIPQAEIHFQTALSEAPDDRFRALMGLLGASYRAENFPQAEEILATLNEEFPGAVESSQWAGAQDDVKAWRVRQDTLAAEIAALEERRKLAEAEAEESEEAETSTDDENRVGHGTVLAHNPQQGGGKMAVLEDPQSTIDGKLAGVGEMEILEMEVEPEPEPEPLPPPPPPEPTTLDYALEAREERDFDRAIPLFWKAVQEDSDNPEVWAELSKTYMMEGDPENAEIAILEARRRDPESLEYTMTYLSVIEKSRSRARYMEELERAYSQIPDSPELSLAMARAYAQPGGNPANAAFFFREFLELAPNDPNVDAVRRELNALP, from the coding sequence ATGGCTCGCCCTTCCCGCAGCGTCCTTCGTTGGTTTTTCCCGCTATTCTTCTCACTTTTCTTCCTCACTGCCTGCAGTGATCCCGAGGCGAAGTTTGAGGAACAGCTGGCGGAAGCGAGTGCCCTGATTGATCAGGGTCAATACGATCAGGCGATCGAGTTGTTGAATCAATTGGATGAGAAATATCCAGACCGGGGGGTTGTTCTTCAGGAGTTGGGTCGTGCTTATGAGGAGTCCGATGTGGGCCTATTTGCCGGGGTTTTCTACGAAAAGGCGGCGCAAGCTGATGCGGAATTTTCCGAATTACTCTTTCCGGCAGCTCGATTTTTTGCAGAGGAAGGAGATCGGAACCGCGCTTTGTCGACGATCGATGATTATTTGGAACTTTATCCCGATGATGCCGAGGCGTGGCGTTTTTCGGCGGAGCTTCTTGCCGAAAATCAACGCTTCCAGTCGGCGTTGAGTGCTCATCTTCGGGCGGAGCGGTTGGATGGTCCATCCCGCAATCCCGAGTATGCGGCGACGATGGGTGAGCTTTACATGCAGGCGGGGAATATCCCTCAAGCCGAGATTCATTTTCAAACCGCACTGAGTGAAGCCCCGGACGATCGCTTTCGGGCGCTGATGGGTTTACTGGGAGCGAGTTACCGTGCGGAGAATTTTCCGCAGGCCGAAGAAATTCTTGCGACATTGAATGAAGAGTTTCCCGGGGCGGTGGAATCGAGTCAGTGGGCGGGTGCTCAGGATGACGTCAAAGCTTGGAGGGTTCGTCAGGATACCTTGGCAGCCGAGATTGCCGCATTGGAAGAACGTAGGAAACTCGCTGAAGCGGAAGCCGAAGAGAGTGAGGAAGCCGAGACCTCGACCGATGATGAGAATCGTGTCGGTCATGGAACCGTTCTGGCGCACAACCCGCAGCAGGGTGGTGGAAAAATGGCGGTTCTTGAGGATCCCCAGTCTACGATCGACGGAAAACTCGCGGGAGTGGGGGAGATGGAAATTTTAGAAATGGAGGTCGAGCCTGAGCCCGAACCCGAGCCGTTGCCTCCACCGCCTCCACCGGAGCCCACAACCTTGGACTATGCCCTAGAGGCGCGCGAAGAGAGAGACTTTGACCGGGCTATTCCTCTATTCTGGAAAGCTGTTCAGGAGGATTCCGACAATCCTGAGGTGTGGGCTGAGCTCTCGAAGACTTACATGATGGAAGGTGATCCGGAGAACGCCGAGATCGCCATTCTGGAAGCCCGTCGACGGGATCCGGAGAGTCTCGAATATACGATGACTTACTTGAGTGTGATTGAGAAATCCCGCTCTCGGGCCCGTTACATGGAGGAGCTGGAAAGAGCCTATTCGCAGATTCCCGATAGTCCGGAACTTTCTCTGGCGATGGCCCGAGCGTATGCTCAGCCGGGAGGCAATCCGGCCAATGCTGCTTTCTTTTTCCGCGAGTTTTTGGAGCTGGCTCCAAATGATCCAAATGTCGATGCCGTTCGCCGCGAGCTAAACGCTTTGCCCTGA
- a CDS encoding P-II family nitrogen regulator: protein MKLIKAIIKPFKLEEVKEALAEIGIEGMTVTEVKGFGRQKGHTEIYRGSEYTVDFLPKVELEVAVSAELAQKTVETIVKAAKTGKIGDGKVFVLPIEECVRIRTDESGEAAL, encoded by the coding sequence ATGAAACTCATTAAAGCCATCATCAAGCCCTTCAAACTTGAAGAAGTGAAGGAGGCTCTGGCCGAAATCGGTATCGAAGGTATGACCGTCACCGAAGTAAAAGGCTTCGGTCGACAGAAAGGTCACACCGAGATCTACCGCGGCAGTGAATACACGGTGGACTTCCTTCCAAAGGTTGAGCTCGAAGTAGCGGTTTCCGCTGAGCTCGCTCAGAAGACGGTCGAAACCATCGTCAAAGCCGCCAAGACCGGCAAGATCGGAGACGGAAAAGTCTTTGTTCTTCCGATCGAAGAGTGCGTTCGTATTCGGACCGACGAGTCCGGCGAAGCTGCCCTCTAA
- a CDS encoding DUF362 domain-containing protein gives MSHRKLSIAFTLLLLLGFAVSQAQPLKTEEPAFIYASPDAHTTPDYQKVIPLLLAEWEAAYQPIRPGSTGRVVLKVYTNSGMGLRTPPGLVLALADALVERGFARENITIADLDTRRLRASGYLPALSDGGATFHGMPVISLDNPKYHLKDWFYESPLPPHPLLKGAEEGKNLELLEGDEDRKSFLPAPLLFNLDFWINLPVAFHHPILGMSGATANAGVWSVSNQSRFFSRPVSAASSTVEIAAIPELQRSWLFSIMSLEAYQIIGGPRFNSYYTQSRPEVILSADPLLIDRYALAAINASRIQRGFDPISPDPLFFRYGESLDLGSANLDSTRLKSVQ, from the coding sequence GTGAGCCACCGAAAACTGAGTATCGCCTTTACCCTCCTTCTCTTGTTGGGGTTTGCCGTGTCTCAAGCCCAACCCCTCAAAACAGAGGAGCCGGCCTTTATCTATGCTTCGCCCGATGCTCATACCACTCCTGATTATCAAAAGGTAATTCCCCTCCTTCTCGCAGAATGGGAGGCGGCTTACCAACCCATCCGTCCTGGGTCGACGGGACGGGTTGTCCTCAAAGTCTACACGAATTCCGGCATGGGACTGCGCACGCCCCCCGGCCTCGTTCTCGCCTTGGCCGATGCTCTGGTGGAGCGGGGATTTGCGCGGGAGAACATTACTATCGCCGATCTCGACACCCGCCGGCTGAGAGCTTCCGGCTATCTTCCGGCCTTGAGCGATGGAGGTGCAACCTTCCACGGGATGCCGGTCATCTCTCTGGACAACCCCAAATATCATCTTAAGGACTGGTTCTACGAGAGCCCGCTCCCCCCGCATCCCCTCCTCAAAGGAGCCGAGGAGGGAAAAAATCTGGAGCTTCTCGAGGGGGACGAAGACCGTAAGAGCTTCCTTCCAGCCCCGCTCCTGTTTAACCTCGATTTCTGGATCAATCTTCCAGTGGCCTTTCATCACCCAATCCTGGGGATGAGTGGAGCTACCGCGAATGCGGGAGTCTGGTCGGTGAGCAATCAATCCCGATTTTTCAGCCGCCCGGTCAGCGCCGCCAGTTCGACTGTGGAGATTGCCGCCATCCCGGAACTCCAGCGATCCTGGCTTTTCTCCATCATGAGCCTGGAAGCCTATCAGATCATCGGAGGACCTCGCTTCAATTCCTACTACACCCAATCACGACCGGAAGTAATTCTCAGCGCCGATCCACTTCTTATCGATCGGTACGCCCTCGCCGCCATCAACGCCAGCCGCATCCAACGCGGCTTCGACCCCATCTCCCCGGATCCCCTCTTTTTCCGATATGGAGAGAGCCTTGATCTTGGCAGTGCCAATCTGGACTCCACCCGATTGAAGTCCGTTCAGTGA
- a CDS encoding phosphoadenylyl-sulfate reductase, producing the protein MKDSFTIDDTNRSFAEIPAEERVDWAVEQFSGELVLSTSFGIQSAVLLHMVGTRKPKIPVIFVDTGYLFPETYRFADRLTRDLDLDLRVYNPRMTAARQEALYGKRWEGSLDDLGDYNRDNKVEPMNRALGELGARAWISGLRRSQGSSRSEREFIELQNKTYKIYPILDWSNREIYQYLTKHDLPYHPLWEQGYVSMGDWHSTQKLTEGMTEEETRFGGRKRECGLHELTGGQDFQI; encoded by the coding sequence ATGAAAGATTCTTTCACCATCGACGACACCAACCGTAGCTTCGCGGAGATCCCCGCGGAAGAGCGGGTAGACTGGGCTGTCGAACAATTTTCCGGCGAGCTCGTCCTTTCGACCAGCTTCGGCATTCAATCGGCCGTACTTCTTCACATGGTGGGCACCCGCAAACCGAAGATCCCGGTGATTTTTGTCGATACCGGCTATCTATTTCCAGAGACCTATCGTTTCGCGGATCGTTTGACCCGCGACCTCGACTTGGACCTCCGCGTTTACAATCCCCGCATGACGGCTGCCCGCCAGGAAGCTCTCTACGGAAAGCGCTGGGAGGGAAGCCTCGACGATCTCGGGGACTACAATCGGGATAATAAGGTCGAACCGATGAATCGCGCACTTGGGGAACTCGGCGCCCGGGCCTGGATCTCCGGCCTGCGACGATCCCAGGGCAGCTCCCGGAGCGAACGGGAATTCATCGAGCTCCAGAACAAGACCTATAAGATCTATCCAATCCTGGATTGGTCGAATCGCGAGATTTACCAATATCTGACGAAACATGACCTCCCCTATCATCCTCTTTGGGAGCAGGGCTACGTCTCTATGGGTGACTGGCACAGCACGCAGAAATTGACCGAAGGAATGACCGAGGAAGAGACTCGCTTCGGTGGCCGCAAGCGCGAGTGCGGACTTCACGAGTTGACGGGCGGCCAAGATTTCCAGATCTGA
- a CDS encoding ammonium transporter yields the protein MKNKLKKLGLSWMSAVIFAGIVGFGGMAAAQDESVDVEETTVEFADAYGAFMSDIGASSFFTVSNLWLLISAALVFTMHLGFSTLESGLTQSKNTVNVLFKNVFIVTMGILTYAFWGFNSMYPGDFNGYFAAGSWFDVDPTMELMSSAYADYTWYTDFIFQAMFAATAATIVSGAVAERVKLPSFMIFATLLVTFAYPVTGSWEWGGGWLNNFAAGEFVDFAGSSLVHGFGGFAALACVLLLGARRGKYVDGKIKPIVGHSMPLATIGVFLLFLGWFGFNGGSVLNADPYLVSFVFVTTALAAAAGAMGAIFLSWILLRKPDLSMALNGILAGLVGITAGADSISPAMSIVVGLIAGMIVVVSIIFFDKIKVDDPVGAVSVHGVCGVFGTLAVALFGDAAPFSSQLIGTVSICLFAFVFSIIVFGILKVTLGIRVSEEEEAEGLDIGEHGQEAYSIRPS from the coding sequence ATGAAAAATAAACTCAAGAAACTAGGACTCTCCTGGATGTCTGCCGTGATTTTCGCGGGGATCGTCGGGTTCGGTGGCATGGCAGCCGCCCAAGATGAGTCAGTCGATGTTGAGGAAACCACCGTGGAATTTGCAGATGCTTACGGCGCTTTTATGAGCGACATCGGAGCCTCCTCTTTCTTCACGGTCAGTAACCTTTGGCTCCTGATTTCCGCGGCGTTGGTCTTTACCATGCACCTCGGTTTCTCGACCCTCGAATCCGGTCTGACTCAGTCGAAAAACACGGTTAACGTCCTCTTTAAGAATGTCTTTATCGTAACGATGGGGATTCTGACGTACGCGTTCTGGGGATTCAACAGTATGTATCCGGGAGACTTTAACGGATATTTCGCTGCTGGATCCTGGTTCGACGTCGATCCTACCATGGAATTGATGTCGTCTGCATACGCCGATTACACTTGGTATACTGACTTCATCTTCCAGGCGATGTTTGCTGCGACTGCGGCGACGATCGTTTCAGGTGCGGTTGCTGAACGTGTGAAGCTCCCGAGCTTCATGATTTTCGCGACTCTCCTCGTAACCTTTGCCTATCCGGTGACCGGTTCTTGGGAATGGGGCGGTGGCTGGCTCAACAACTTCGCCGCTGGTGAGTTTGTTGACTTCGCTGGTTCCTCGCTCGTTCACGGATTTGGTGGATTCGCGGCTCTGGCCTGCGTTCTTCTTCTCGGTGCTCGTCGCGGCAAGTATGTCGATGGCAAGATCAAGCCGATCGTCGGTCACAGCATGCCTTTGGCTACCATCGGGGTCTTCCTTCTCTTCTTGGGTTGGTTCGGATTTAACGGTGGTTCGGTTCTCAACGCCGATCCTTACCTGGTCTCTTTCGTCTTCGTGACCACCGCTCTGGCAGCTGCTGCAGGTGCGATGGGTGCGATCTTCCTTTCCTGGATCCTCCTCCGCAAGCCTGACCTTTCGATGGCTCTGAACGGAATTCTGGCCGGTCTCGTGGGGATTACCGCGGGTGCCGACAGCATCTCTCCGGCAATGTCCATCGTTGTGGGTCTGATCGCTGGTATGATCGTGGTCGTTTCCATCATCTTCTTCGACAAGATCAAGGTCGACGATCCAGTGGGTGCGGTTTCCGTTCACGGTGTATGTGGTGTCTTCGGAACTTTGGCTGTCGCTCTCTTCGGAGATGCAGCTCCCTTCAGCTCACAGCTGATCGGCACGGTTTCGATCTGCCTCTTCGCCTTCGTCTTCTCGATCATCGTCTTCGGCATCCTGAAGGTTACCTTGGGTATCCGGGTTTCTGAAGAAGAAGAAGCGGAAGGGCTCGACATTGGCGAGCATGGTCAAGAAGCTTACTCAATCCGGCCAAGCTGA